The following coding sequences are from one Gammaproteobacteria bacterium window:
- a CDS encoding paraslipin yields MDSFTFLIGLAVIIIILLKTSIKFVPQNRALVVERFGKYNRTLIAGLNFIIPFIDKVAYNRTLKEQAIDVPGQSAITKDNIGLKVDGVLYLKVLDPYKASYGVDHYTFAVIQLAQTTMRSELGKMELDKTFEERDKLNVAIVNAINEAAEPWGVQVLRYEIKDLVPPRSVLEAMERQMKAERDKRATILESEGERQSAINVAEGDKRSKVLAAEADRAEQILMAEGEARAIELVAEAKAMELRTIGAAADSASGQKAVQLDLATLAIEAKKEIAKESTVVLMDGKSGETGSTVAEAVAIVSAMNQSKAFSSYSSSNEPSS; encoded by the coding sequence ATGGATTCATTTACTTTTTTGATTGGCTTGGCAGTCATCATTATTATTCTGCTGAAAACATCCATTAAATTTGTTCCACAAAATCGAGCCCTTGTTGTCGAGAGGTTTGGTAAATACAATAGAACCCTGATTGCGGGGCTCAATTTTATCATTCCATTTATTGATAAGGTTGCCTATAACCGAACACTGAAAGAGCAGGCGATTGATGTGCCTGGTCAATCGGCGATTACCAAAGATAATATTGGTTTGAAAGTAGATGGTGTTTTGTATCTAAAAGTGCTTGATCCTTATAAAGCCAGTTACGGTGTGGATCACTACACATTTGCAGTGATTCAATTGGCACAAACCACCATGCGCTCTGAGCTTGGCAAAATGGAGCTGGATAAAACTTTTGAAGAGAGAGATAAATTAAACGTTGCCATTGTAAATGCGATCAATGAAGCCGCTGAGCCTTGGGGTGTTCAAGTGCTTCGTTATGAAATTAAAGACTTGGTGCCACCACGAAGTGTATTGGAAGCGATGGAACGGCAGATGAAAGCAGAGCGCGACAAACGGGCAACAATATTGGAATCTGAAGGTGAGCGCCAATCGGCTATTAATGTGGCGGAAGGTGATAAGCGCTCAAAAGTATTGGCAGCAGAAGCCGATCGAGCCGAGCAAATACTTATGGCTGAAGGTGAGGCCAGGGCGATTGAACTGGTGGCTGAAGCGAAGGCGATGGAGTTGCGTACCATCGGAGCAGCGGCTGATTCTGCTTCCGGCCAAAAAGCTGTGCAACTGGATCTGGCAACGTTGGCAATTGAAGCTAAAAAAGAGATCGCAAAAGAATCAACCGTTGTATTGATGGATGGAAAGTCCGGTGAAACAGGCTCTACAGTGGCAGAAGCTGTGGCGATAGTCAGTGCTATGAATCAAAGCAAAGCTTTTTCTTCTTACTCAAGTTCAAATGAGCCTTCATCATGA
- a CDS encoding NfeD family protein: MIEFFDKNIDDFWFILGFILLAVEALALGFSTGFVLFVGFAALVTGGAVWFGIVPGTWVATTATFVVSSVVISVALWKPFMKLQNNSKAPEKDNTSDLIGLKFRLDEGVSTTLPGKTRYSGIEWKVELDFDSDVEELLKGTAVVVTSVDAGKFKVKKHIKT; the protein is encoded by the coding sequence ATGATCGAGTTTTTTGACAAGAATATTGATGATTTTTGGTTTATTCTAGGTTTCATTTTGCTGGCAGTGGAAGCATTGGCGCTTGGATTTTCAACCGGCTTTGTACTATTTGTTGGTTTTGCAGCCCTAGTAACGGGTGGGGCGGTTTGGTTTGGAATCGTTCCTGGAACGTGGGTTGCAACGACTGCGACCTTTGTGGTGAGCTCGGTGGTTATTTCAGTTGCGCTTTGGAAGCCTTTTATGAAATTACAAAATAATAGCAAGGCTCCTGAGAAAGATAATACCAGTGATCTGATCGGTTTAAAGTTTCGCTTGGATGAGGGTGTTAGTACGACGCTACCTGGAAAAACGCGTTACTCAGGAATTGAGTGGAAAGTGGAACTTGATTTCGATTCAGATGTAGAAGAACTACTTAAGGGAACGGCTGTGGTTGTGACGTCTGTTGATGCGGGTAAGTTTAAGGTAAAAAAGCACATTAAAACGTGA
- a CDS encoding DEAD/DEAH box helicase produces the protein MFSHFSLHRLLRKALKDLNFNQPTPVQIAAVPLAMEGFDLQVCSETGSGKTVAYLLPVLHHLLSKSSPDAGCRALILLPTRELAQQVFESCQALCQHTKLSASLICGGGSIDTQLEQLLDNPEIIVATTGRLMEHMEQGTVDFSALDLLVLDEADRMLDMGFSDDVLNVVKASNPNRQTLLFSATLNNRWLPSVAKQMLREPEILNVSGGRSAHSNICEQVILADDDSHKLRLVLWLLAHETFDKALIFVNSRIHADKLSGNMIRLKRHVAVLHGDVDQVKRNRVMSMLRDGKVDVLVATDLAARGLDIEGVDLVINFDLARRGDEYVHRIGRTGRGGNKGLAITLIKSTEWNLKASIERYLKHQFEPRVIEGLKAAYTGPKKLKASGQAAKPKKNKVKKTAADKKKKLRKRNKKAVGKRRNSSS, from the coding sequence TTGTTTTCTCATTTTTCTCTTCATCGTCTTCTTCGCAAAGCACTTAAAGACCTGAATTTTAACCAGCCGACACCGGTTCAGATTGCGGCAGTTCCATTGGCCATGGAAGGGTTTGATTTGCAGGTTTGCTCTGAGACCGGTAGTGGTAAAACGGTCGCTTATCTGCTGCCCGTGTTGCACCATCTTTTGAGTAAATCAAGCCCTGATGCTGGTTGTCGAGCGCTCATCTTACTGCCCACTCGTGAATTGGCACAGCAAGTGTTTGAAAGTTGTCAGGCACTCTGTCAACACACCAAATTGAGTGCTTCTTTGATTTGTGGTGGAGGTAGTATTGATACACAGCTCGAACAATTACTTGATAACCCAGAGATTATTGTTGCGACGACGGGACGTTTAATGGAGCATATGGAGCAAGGCACGGTTGATTTTTCAGCGCTGGATCTATTGGTTCTGGATGAAGCGGATCGTATGCTGGATATGGGCTTTAGTGATGATGTGTTGAATGTTGTTAAGGCTTCTAACCCGAACCGTCAGACGTTACTTTTTTCTGCGACACTCAATAATAGATGGCTGCCTTCGGTTGCGAAACAGATGTTACGTGAGCCTGAAATATTGAACGTGAGCGGTGGGCGAAGCGCCCATAGCAATATCTGTGAACAGGTGATTTTGGCGGATGATGATAGTCATAAGTTGAGGTTGGTATTATGGCTGTTGGCTCATGAAACCTTTGATAAGGCTCTGATTTTTGTTAATAGCCGCATTCATGCGGATAAACTCAGTGGTAATATGATTCGTCTGAAGCGGCATGTTGCTGTGCTTCACGGTGATGTCGATCAGGTGAAGCGTAACCGTGTGATGTCGATGCTACGGGATGGTAAAGTCGATGTATTGGTTGCGACGGATCTTGCGGCTCGTGGTTTGGATATTGAAGGGGTTGACCTTGTCATCAACTTTGATTTGGCGCGGCGCGGTGATGAGTATGTTCATCGTATTGGACGTACCGGTCGGGGTGGAAATAAAGGTTTAGCTATCACGCTGATCAAATCCACTGAATGGAATTTGAAGGCGAGTATTGAGCGTTATCTAAAACATCAATTTGAACCCAGAGTGATTGAAGGGCTGAAAGCAGCGTATACTGGGCCGAAGAAGCTTAAAGCGTCTGGTCAGGCAGCAAAACCTAAAAAAAACAAGGTGAAAAAAACAGCTGCAGATAAAAAAAAGAAGCTACGTAAACGTAATAAAAAAGCAGTAGGAAAACGCCGAAATTCTTCTTCTTGA
- a CDS encoding RNA-binding protein has protein sequence MKKLFIGSLPASTTEKELEALFSEFGTVRSLKLVTDVFSGQCKGFGFIEMEGHEARAAIAGLNGKDFNGKPIKVNFESPKVGRRGR, from the coding sequence TTGAAAAAATTATTTATTGGAAGTTTGCCAGCGAGTACGACTGAAAAAGAGCTTGAAGCTCTATTCTCTGAGTTTGGAACTGTACGCTCACTAAAGCTTGTTACTGATGTTTTTTCTGGGCAGTGCAAGGGTTTTGGTTTTATTGAAATGGAAGGTCATGAGGCACGCGCAGCGATTGCAGGCCTTAATGGAAAAGACTTTAATGGCAAGCCTATAAAGGTGAACTTTGAGTCTCCTAAAGTAGGGCGTAGAGGCCGTTAA